The following are encoded in a window of Hemiscyllium ocellatum isolate sHemOce1 chromosome 35, sHemOce1.pat.X.cur, whole genome shotgun sequence genomic DNA:
- the LOC132832500 gene encoding chloride intracellular channel protein 1-like, translating into MAEGTQVELFVKAGSDGQSIGNCPFSQRLFMVLWLKGVTFNVTTVDMRRKFENRFLEDLAPGTQPPFLLYDNEVKTDTNKIEEFLEETLCPPKYPRLSARNPESNTAGSNIFSKFSAYIKNPNPAQNDTLEKGLLRALQSLDTFLCTPLPEEIDENSTEEQSASCRKFLDGNELTLADCNLLPKLHIVQVVCRKYRGFELPQQLAGVWRYLKNAYQCEEFAHTCPKDQEIELAYSTVAKPLK; encoded by the exons gccGGCAGTGATGGACAGAGCATCGGGAACTGTCCATTCTCCCAGCGTCTCTTCATGGTGCTCTGGCTGAAAGGGGTGACCTTCAATGTCACCACCGTTGATATGAGGAG gaagTTTGAGAACAGGTTCCTGGAGGATCTTGCCCCTGGGACCCAGCCCCCGTTTCTGCTCTACGACAACGaggtgaagactgacacaaacaAGATTGAGGAGTTTCTGGAAGAGACCCTCTGTCCTCCCAA GTACCCACGGTTGTCTGCCCGGAATCCAGAATCCAACACCGCAGGGAGCAACATCTTCTCCAAGTTCTCCGCCTACATCAAGAACCCCAACCCTGCCCAGAAcgaca CGCTGGAGAAGGGCCTGTTGAGGGCGTTACAGAGCCTCGATACCTTCCTGTGTACTCCCCTGCCAGAGGAGATCGATGAGAATAGCACCGAGGAACAGAGCGCCTCCTGCAGGAAGTTCCTGGATGGCAACGAGCTGACCCTTGCCGACTGTAACCTGCTGCCAAAGCTGCACATCGTCCAG gtGGTGTGTAGGAAGTACCGAGGGTTTGAGCTCCCGCAGCAGCTGGCCGGTGTGTGGAGATACCTGAAGAATGCTTACCAATGTGAAGAATTTGCCCACACGTGCCCAAAAGACCAGGAGATTGAACTGGCCTATTCCACGGTGGCCAAGCCCCTCAAGTGA